The DNA sequence GTAGAAGCAGAGTATACCGGTGTCGTTGGCGGTATGTTGGTACAAAACCAAGATGTGATCAAGGAAAACCCAGCCGACTGGAAAGTTGTCACCAAACGTCAGCCTGATGATCGTGAGCAAACAGCGCTTGAATTCGCTTGGAAGGCTATCAAATACGTCAAGTCAAATGGCATTCTAGTGGCCAACGACCACATGACCCTTGGTGTCGGACCAGGTCAGACTAACCGAGTTGGAGCGGTTAAGATTGCTCTGGAACACGCAGCGGACCGTCTTGATGGGGCAGTTCTTGCCAGCGATGCTTTCTTCCCCTTTGCCGATAACGTTGAAGAAATTGCAGCTGCAGGCATCAAGGCGATCATCCAGCCGGGTGGTTCTGTGCGCGACCAAGAAGTCATCGAAGCGGCGGATAAATATGGAATTGCCATGGTCTTTACAGGAGTTCGTCATTTTAGACATTGATTTAGGCTTTCGACTGTAGTTTATCTTGGTGGATAATAGCCGTCATCGTTACGGGTCCGTGAAGCGATGGTTTATCTTTTATTCGTAAGTTGCTAAAGCAACAACGGCTATCGTTAAAACTTTAACGGAATATGGTCCGATATCCGTTACTGCCATAGTGGGTGTACTTTTTCATAACAGTGACTTATTGGCCTTCTCTTGGCGGTGTTACCATTTAAGCTGACATTAGCTATTGTAGACAAATTCTAGGACCTAAAGGTTTACAAGCCCTGAAAAGAGAGTGGGACAGAAATCAATCATTCGAAGAATTTGATTTCGTTGTCTCACCTCCGCACAGTTGATTAAGTTGGCTGCTATCACTTGCGTGGTCGTTAAACAGTCCAGTGGACTGTTTAAGGGGTTGCCTGAAAATGGGACTGCACCCCAAGATAAGGATATTTAACCAGCAGTGGTTCATTGGTGCTAAAGCACCTAATAAACTGTGCAGGAGAAAGACTTCTTGGCAGAGCAAACAAGTCCTTCTCTCAACCACTGCGCCTAGCAAATAAAATTGACCAATAAATAAGGCTGAGAACTTTTATCTCAGCCTCTTTTGTTAGATTCAGACAAGTTATTGGAGGCGTTTATTGCTGTCGATCGCGATAGCAATAAGGTCTTCTACGGAGATGACTTGGTAATCATCGGAACGTAGCCATTCTTCTAAGATGCCAGAAAGAGCCCCGACGATATAGCGGCTGTCGTAAATGACTTGCTTGTCATGAGAATTAGCCACATGCCAAGGGGCCATAATGGAAGTATAAATAGTCAGTAATTGCTGATCATAGCTATGTAAGAAAAAGGTCAACAGATTAGCCTCCTGCAGGATTTTCAATTCATTCTGGTAGGTTGTCCAATAGTGGAAGAAGACAGCGATCAATTGCTGAAAAGAATAAGACTGTGCACTTTGCAGGGTCTTAATGTAGTGCTCAATCAAACGATTGGCGTAGTTGGTGAGTACCTGCTCTTTGGAACGATAGTAACGGTAAAAGGTTCGGCGTGAAATCTGCGCGTGTTCACTGAGTTCAGTAATACTGATGGTCTTGAGTGATTTTCTGACAGCCAATAAATCAAATAAGGCTTCTTCAATTTCTTTTCTTATCTGCATATTTCTCCTTAACCAGAAGATTAATTGACACACTTTTGGCTAACTGTGCCAATTTCCTTTCTCCTCTTGTATTTACCTGATATTTTTTCTATACTGCAGTCAACTTATTTCTATTATAGTATAAGTTAAATTTGGTTCAAGCAAAGGAGAAAAAATGTCATTGATAATGAACTACTGGTTTTTACCGATTTTATTTATTGTTCACGATTTTGAGGAATTGATTATGATGCCTCTGTGGAAACAAAGACACAGCCAGAAGTTGCAGAAGCTGAAACGTCCTTTTTTTGGAACGGTGATTGATGGGTCTGCTTTTGCGGTTGGTATTTTAGAGGAGTTGCTTCTCTTGGTACTGATCGCTCTCTACTGTCAGGCCAGCGGGAATCATCTCTTTTATCTGGCTGTTCTAGCAGGTTACAGTTTGCACTTCTTTTTTCACTATTTCAGTTGCTTTTGGTTTAAGGGCTATGTTCCGGGTGTTGTTACCGCTATTCTGGAATTACCCTTGGTGATTCCCATGCTTTTTCATTATGGACAGGCAGTGACAAGCCTCTGGATTTTCTTTCTCTATCTCGTGGCAGTGGTGCCTCTTATTTACTTCAATGTCATTTGGTTACATGGCCTAATGCCGAAAATTGAGCAGGTATTTGAGCATTACAGGTACAATAAGCATTGAGCGGATATCTCGTGAGTTCAACCTAATCTAATACTAGTTAGTGATATGTGACAAATAAGTCAAATGTTACAGCTATAATATACTTTTGTTAAGGCAAGCAGTTGAAGTGGATTTTTAAAAAATCTATGTTAGGATAGATAGCGTACTAAAAATGATTAGGCGTGTTCGCTTCTTTGGTGGCGGGCCTCATCCAATAAAACTCAGTTATTTGACTGGGTAGGAAGAAAGGGACTATAACATGAAATTCAATAAAAAAATGCTACTAGCCTCAACACTTGCTTTGTCTATCTTTGCAGCCACTAAAGTTCAGGCTGAAGATGTCAATGCCAATCAAAACTGGACGCCCCGTTCTGTCGAAGAAGTTAAAGCTGACTTGGCTAACCAAGGTGACACAACAACCTATACTGTTAAGCCAGGTGATACGCTCAGCACGATTGCCGAAGCTATGGGAATTGATGTTAATGTCTTGGCTAAGGTCAATGCCATTGCGGATGTCAATGTGATTTTTCCAGGCACTGTCATTACGGCCACTTATGATGCTAACCACAGTGCGACAGGTGTGACTATTCAGGCTGCCGATCAAACAGCTCCACAAGCTTCTGTTGATTTATCCAATAATCAGGTGACCGTTGGTGATAATACAACTTCTTTGGATGCTATTGAAACACCAGCTTCGAGTGAAGCACCAGCTGCTGATACTAGCCAAGCTATGCCTGCTCCGGAGGCACCTGCATCTGAGCAAGCTCAAACTTCAGAAGTAGCTAGTCAAGCACCAGTTTCATCGGAAACAGCGAACCAAGCTCAAGCAGAAACTGTTAATCCAGACAATCAAGCAACTGATGCGGCGCAGCCAGTGGCTGAACAAGTTCAGGCCGATCAAACAGCTCCGCAAGCCCAAGAGCCAGCCAGCTCAGAAATGCCCGCCGCTTCATCAGAAGACAATTTGTCAGAAGCTTCAGTACCAGTTTCTGAAAGCCAAGCTCAAGCAGAAGCTCCTGCTGACCAACAGGCACCAGTAGCTCCAGAGGCAGAGCAGCCAACAGCGACTGAGCAAGCCGCTCCGCAAAATGCTTCTGTTGATACAACAGGTCTTCAACCATCAGCAGCCAATTTCGCTAATGATGTTGCTAACCGTTATGGAACCACTGATATCGGCGGTGTTCGTCCAGGTGACTCAGGCGATCACGGAACTGGTAATGCTGTTGATGTCATGACTTATGATGATACTCAACTCGGTCAAGAAGTTGCTAATTATGCCACTTCAAACATGGAAGCAAATAATATCTCTTACGTGATTTATCAGCAAAAATTCTATGCTCCAACCGATAATATCTATGGTCCGGCTTACACTTGGAATGACATGCCAGACCGTGGTGATGCAACAGCTAATCACATGGACCATGTCCACGTGTCATTCAACAACTAATTAGTGATTTAAGATAAGAAAGCACCTAACGGCATTCATAGCTAGGTGCTTTTTTGTATACAGGTCTAAAGACAGGTTTTACTCAATGTCCAAAGGAACTCGGTGCTGGGGTGCCGGAAACAGTTT is a window from the Streptococcus criceti HS-6 genome containing:
- a CDS encoding TetR/AcrR family transcriptional regulator, giving the protein MQIRKEIEEALFDLLAVRKSLKTISITELSEHAQISRRTFYRYYRSKEQVLTNYANRLIEHYIKTLQSAQSYSFQQLIAVFFHYWTTYQNELKILQEANLLTFFLHSYDQQLLTIYTSIMAPWHVANSHDKQVIYDSRYIVGALSGILEEWLRSDDYQVISVEDLIAIAIDSNKRLQ
- a CDS encoding HXXEE domain-containing protein produces the protein MSLIMNYWFLPILFIVHDFEELIMMPLWKQRHSQKLQKLKRPFFGTVIDGSAFAVGILEELLLLVLIALYCQASGNHLFYLAVLAGYSLHFFFHYFSCFWFKGYVPGVVTAILELPLVIPMLFHYGQAVTSLWIFFLYLVAVVPLIYFNVIWLHGLMPKIEQVFEHYRYNKH
- a CDS encoding LysM peptidoglycan-binding domain-containing protein, producing MKFNKKMLLASTLALSIFAATKVQAEDVNANQNWTPRSVEEVKADLANQGDTTTYTVKPGDTLSTIAEAMGIDVNVLAKVNAIADVNVIFPGTVITATYDANHSATGVTIQAADQTAPQASVDLSNNQVTVGDNTTSLDAIETPASSEAPAADTSQAMPAPEAPASEQAQTSEVASQAPVSSETANQAQAETVNPDNQATDAAQPVAEQVQADQTAPQAQEPASSEMPAASSEDNLSEASVPVSESQAQAEAPADQQAPVAPEAEQPTATEQAAPQNASVDTTGLQPSAANFANDVANRYGTTDIGGVRPGDSGDHGTGNAVDVMTYDDTQLGQEVANYATSNMEANNISYVIYQQKFYAPTDNIYGPAYTWNDMPDRGDATANHMDHVHVSFNN